TTATTCTGATAGTTCTTGTACAATTAGTGGGTGAGAAGCACTGCCTGGGTACCTCAGTGACCATTTGAGGTACTTTTAACAGACTCTGTGCCCTCGTGGGACAGTAGTGGCTGAATCGTATGTTCCTGCTGCATATTGTTCACATGCCATTCCACAGGGATTGGCCTTTACAGGTATCAAATTCAATTTCATATATTCCTAGTTAAACCGTGTGCTCAAGTCACATGACCTTCCTGTAAGGAAGGAATATGCTGCATTTTTAGTCTGTTTAGTTCAGTTGCCTTTTTGCTCCAATACCTTATGCAAACTTTCCCTTAGTCATGACCAAAGGGGATGGCACACTTTGTGATGGACAATCCCAACGCAACCATGCCCAAAGTGGTTTCCACTGGGGGTATAAACTGTGCCAACAGAAATGTACTCTCAGATGTATGCTGCCTCACCCAGTTACTACTCCAAGCTTTCCAATAGTCTTGGCTTTTGTCAACCTAATTTGAAACAAGATACATCCTGCACACAGCAATAGGGTAGTTTTGTGTAGCCTTAGAGAAATAACTTTCCACATTTCCATCAATCATAGTTGTATAACCAAGTTGGGTGGGTAGAGGCTAGCAATCAGATTTCTATTAAGGTTCTGAGTCATCACTaccagttttttttaattgcttaagtGACCTGAATAAAGTCCATTTGATGCTATTAAATAATCATGTAACTGTGAGTAATTCACCTATATATTTTGCTCAAGCCTTTGGAGGGAACACGTTCCTGCTTACACTGACTTCAGTCTCCTGAAatggatttcagacttctgatctCCATATCTATGAGAATAAATCtgcattgttttaagctaccaaatctgtggtaatttgttacagtagccgtAGGAAATGAATACACCCACTTTGCCAGGTTTACCTGTTTCTTAAAAAGCCTAGGTTTATTATATTTAAACGGAAAACTCCTACTAGTCACCAGCGTCTATGTGGGACTAAAAACCATCCTTAAGCCAGAAGTACTAGTGTGTACACATCTTTTACTATTATGTggtgaaaaaaatggaagtaaaacgATTTATCTTGGCAAGGTTAACTTCAGAGAAAACTACCTGGCTCACATttcaaacaaaatggaaaggcaaggTTCAAGGTGCTGTAACACTGTGTCCTAGTACTAGGAAATAATCACCGTCTGCCTTGGGATTATGTTTAATAAATAGCAAAGTGCATACAGATATTTACAagttttaaagagaaacagaggTCCTATTCATGTGGTcccaacaataacaacaaatagGCATTGGCATGACTGTTTATAAATTCTTCAGTACAGTTGTTCTGAAAGTAGAGTTCCcttgcaatcttaaaaaaaaaaaagtcctgctaTTCCTCACCATGTGCTCTAAATTGAACGTGGACTGGAATTACTTGGTGTCAATGCGCAGCAGCTGCTCTTTGCCATTTATTATCAGGGACTTTAACTCTCCgtcttcctccacctccacccgTTCTTGGCCATTCTCAATGATTCTCTTGGTGGTGATTTTTTTGCCATTAACGATTTCGGTGGAAGTCGACATGGATTTGAAGTTGCCAGTCCCGCCACTACCACAACacatggagaaggaagaaaggcctCCGTTCCCCAGGGAACCAAAGGAACTAAATCCtgtatcaaaagaagaaaaaccacccCCAAAGGCTGGAAATTCACTGAAGGCGGAGAATAAGGGAGCGgttcctctgcttctgcttccccgGGAGCTCCTCCGACCGCCCACGATGTTCTCTAGTGGGTCTCCGAAGAAGTCAAACGAAAATGGGTCGCGGCCCCCAAAAAACTCCCTGAAGACCTCGGCCGGGTCGCGGAAGGTGAAGACATACTCGAAGGGGTCGCGGCAGGGCCCgctgcccccgccgccgccgccctctACTCCAGCCTCGCCATACCGGTCGTAAACGTCCCTCTTCTTGGTGTCTGACAAGACCTCGTAGGCTTGGGCCACTTGCTTGAACCGCCTCTCCGCCTCCTCCTTGTTCTCAGGGTTTTTGTCGGGGTGCCACTTGAGCGCCAGCTTGCGGTATGCCTTCTTGATGGCCTCTGACGACGCCTGGCGGGGCACGCCCAGCACCTCGTAGTAGTCGACCATGTCGGAAGGCCCAGCACGGCCCACGGGCCACCGGCACGACAAGAGGTGCGGGTGGCTGCCCCCGGGGCATGGGCCCGAGTGCCCTGCGAGCCCAGGCCTCCCGGAAAGGGCGCCCTTGTGACGTAGCCCGCATCTCATTGGTGGAGACCGCATCCCAGAATGCACTGCGGGGGCCTTGCCACGCTTCCGACGAGGTTCTCTGTGGCGTGTTtcgcacgggggtggggggtggggggggtggggggtgggagtggggggtgggggggtggacgCCCCGCCCACAGAGGCTCCGCCCacccctggccctgccctctccgaaggaaaaagaggaagttaGTGGGAGTAAGGGGGTCTGGGGCTATGGCTTTGCTAGAATAGGCCTTCTGTCAGGCTCTTCCTCCAACCGTGGGGTTAGAGTGAGGGGTGTGTGTTTTGTCTGACCCTGTGCTCAAGGATAGCCATATCACTGGTCCAGAACAGGAGTTCTccggttttctgtttctaggaccCTTTTGCTCTTTTAATGTAGGTTATACCTATCAATACTTACTCCATTAGAAgttaaagcaatgaa
Above is a genomic segment from Lutra lutra chromosome 3, mLutLut1.2, whole genome shotgun sequence containing:
- the LOC125095235 gene encoding dnaJ homolog subfamily B member 3-like produces the protein MRSPPMRCGLRHKGALSGRPGLAGHSGPCPGGSHPHLLSCRWPVGRAGPSDMVDYYEVLGVPRQASSEAIKKAYRKLALKWHPDKNPENKEEAERRFKQVAQAYEVLSDTKKRDVYDRYGEAGVEGGGGGGSGPCRDPFEYVFTFRDPAEVFREFFGGRDPFSFDFFGDPLENIVGGRRSSRGSRSRGTAPLFSAFSEFPAFGGGFSSFDTGFSSFGSLGNGGLSSFSMCCGSGGTGNFKSMSTSTEIVNGKKITTKRIIENGQERVEVEEDGELKSLIINGKEQLLRIDTK